The bacterium region TCACCGACGAGATCAAATCGAAGATCCGCGACCTGGCCAAGCACGTGGACGTCGTCATCACGGAGATCGGCGGCGTCGTGGGCGACATCGAGAGCCTGCCGTTTTTGGAGGCGATCCGCCAGTTTCGCTTCGACATGGGCGCGGAAAACACGCTGTTCGTGCATCTCACCTACGTGCCGTACATCGAGGGCGCCGGCGAGTTGAAAACCAAGCCGACGCAGCACTCCGTCAAGGAGCTGCGCGAGATCGGCATTCAGCCCGACGTGCTGATCTGCCGCTCCGACCACCCGCTTGAAAAGCCGCTCAAGGCCAAGATCGCGCTGTTCTGCAACGTCAGCGAGGACGCCGTCGTCTCGGCGATCACCGTGCCGCATGTCTACGCCATCCCGCTGCATTTTCACGACGAAGGCATCGACGACAAGATCCTCGAGTTGCTCAACATCTGGGCGGCGGAGCCGGACCTGAAGGCGTGGAAATCGCTGAACCGCGCGCTCACGGCTCCCAAGCGCAAGACGCGCATCGCCATCGTCGGCAAATACGTGGACCTGCGCGACAGCTACAAGAGCCTCAACGAGGCGCTTGTCCACGGCGGCATCGCCAACAACTGCAAGGTCGAACTGGAGTTCGTCGACTCCGAGGAGATTCGCACGCTCGACGACGCGGCGAAACTGCTCTCCGGCGCCTCCGGTATTCTCGTGCCGGGCGGATTCGGCCTGCGCGGCATCGAGGGAATGATCCTCGCCGCGCGATACGCGCGCGAAAACAAGGTGCCGTATTTCGGCATCTGCCTCGGCATGCAGATCGCCGTCATCGAATGGGCGCGCAACGTCGCGAAGCTCGACGACGCGAATTCGACCGAATTCAACAAGAAGACCAAACACCCGGTCATCTGCCTCATGGCCGAGCAGGAGGGCGTCACGGATATGGGCGCGACGATGCGTCTTGGTGCCTATCCCTGCAAGCTCAAGAACGGAACGCACGCGCAGCGCGCCTACAAGCAGAACGAAATCTCCGAGCGTCACCGGCATCGCTTCGAGGTCAACAACGCGTATATCGAGACGTTCGAAAAGACCGGTCTCATCATCGCCGGCCGGCACACGGAACGCGATCTCGTCGAGATGATCGAGGCGCCGGATCACCCGTGGTACGTCGGCTGCCAGTTCCATCCCGAGTTCAAGAGCCGGCCAGTCGATCCGCACCCGCTGTTCAAGCACTTCGTCCGCGCGTCGCTCGAGCGCGGCGCGGAGGAATGCGGCGAGGAAGCGCTCGCCGTCCACCGCATGCGTGTCGTGCGGGGCACCGCTTCATGATTTTCACCGCAAAGACGCAAAGCGAAACGCGAGGAACGCAAAGGAAAACGCGAAGAACGCGGTACCGAAATACGAACCGCGACCGTAAGGGAGCGGGTCTCCGACGAATTTCCTTTGCGTTCTTTGCGTCTTCGCGGTGAAAATAAACGCATCATGACGACGTCTTCCGACAACCCCCGCGACATCGCCCGGCGCGTCCTTTCGATCGAGCAGAACGCGATCAATGCCGTCGCCGAGCGCCTTGGCGACGAACTCGGGCAGGCGGTCGATCTCATCCTCGCCGGCACGGGCAAGGTCATCGTCACCGGCATGGGCAAAAGCGGGCACATCGCGCGCAAGATCGCCGCGACGCTCGCGAGCACCGGCACGCCCGCGGTGTTCGTCCACCCCGCGGAGGGCATGCACGGCGATCTTGGCGTCATCGCCAAAACGGATATCGTCATCGCCATCAGCTATTCGGGCAACACGCCGGAGATCGTCTCGATTCTGCCGGCCGTTCGCCGCATCGGCGCGCCGCTCATCGCCATGACCGGCCATGCCACGTCGCCGCTCGGCGCCTCGGCGGACATCGTGCTCGACGTCGCCGTGCCCGAGGAGGCGTGCCCGCTTGGCCTCGCGCCGACGGCCAGCACCACCGCGACGCTCGCGCTCGGCGATGCGCTCGCCGTCGTCCTGCTCGAAAAACGCGGCTTCACGCACGAGGATTTCGCGCTCTTCCACCCCGGCGGCGCGCTCGGAAAACGCCTTACGCTGTGCGTTCGCGATCTCATGCGCACGGAAGGCGAAGTCCCGCGCGTTCCG contains the following coding sequences:
- a CDS encoding KpsF/GutQ family sugar-phosphate isomerase; protein product: MTTSSDNPRDIARRVLSIEQNAINAVAERLGDELGQAVDLILAGTGKVIVTGMGKSGHIARKIAATLASTGTPAVFVHPAEGMHGDLGVIAKTDIVIAISYSGNTPEIVSILPAVRRIGAPLIAMTGHATSPLGASADIVLDVAVPEEACPLGLAPTASTTATLALGDALAVVLLEKRGFTHEDFALFHPGGALGKRLTLCVRDLMRTEGEVPRVPAGTLVSDAVIVMSASRLGITGVFERGEGGDLNAGSKSIGRLIGCVTDGDLRRALQKHGGDAFALAVDDIMTRSPLTVPETMLAYDALRFMDDARVSVVFASAKDDPDQTAGIVHMHDILKAGLG
- a CDS encoding CTP synthase, with translation MRVKRKPKYIFVTGGVVSSLGKGIASASIGALLEARGLRTTILKLDPYINVDPGTMNPTQHGEVFVTDDGAETDLDLGHYERFISTRTSRANNFTTGQIYDAVITKERRGDYLGATVQVIPHITDEIKSKIRDLAKHVDVVITEIGGVVGDIESLPFLEAIRQFRFDMGAENTLFVHLTYVPYIEGAGELKTKPTQHSVKELREIGIQPDVLICRSDHPLEKPLKAKIALFCNVSEDAVVSAITVPHVYAIPLHFHDEGIDDKILELLNIWAAEPDLKAWKSLNRALTAPKRKTRIAIVGKYVDLRDSYKSLNEALVHGGIANNCKVELEFVDSEEIRTLDDAAKLLSGASGILVPGGFGLRGIEGMILAARYARENKVPYFGICLGMQIAVIEWARNVAKLDDANSTEFNKKTKHPVICLMAEQEGVTDMGATMRLGAYPCKLKNGTHAQRAYKQNEISERHRHRFEVNNAYIETFEKTGLIIAGRHTERDLVEMIEAPDHPWYVGCQFHPEFKSRPVDPHPLFKHFVRASLERGAEECGEEALAVHRMRVVRGTAS